The following proteins are encoded in a genomic region of Corythoichthys intestinalis isolate RoL2023-P3 chromosome 5, ASM3026506v1, whole genome shotgun sequence:
- the LOC130915731 gene encoding lithostathine-1-beta-like: MAFTHGLFFLLCTISALMTGVSSIRKPPKIDNNCPKGWTRLDCHCYIYEENPRLFADAEAVCNILGGNLVSIESALENAFVHEMFRAGRASENALWIGLHDAIENQTFLWMDGTDFDFINWDASDPDTSAGDCVTMVESDGEWEVASCSDSNPYICITDVSTH, from the exons ATGGCGTTCACTCATGGCCTGTTCTTCCTCCTCTGCACAATCAGTGCACTGATGACTGGAGTC TCATCTATTCGAAAGCCACCTAAGATAG ACAATAACTGTCCCAAAGGCTGGACTCGTTTGGACTGTCACTGTTACATCTACGAAGAAAACCCGAGGCTTTTTGCAGACGCAGAG GCCGTCTGCAATATTCTTGGAGGAAACTTAGTCTCCATTGAAAGCGCGCTGGAAAATGCATTTGTTCACGAAATGTTTAGAGCGGGCAGGGCTTCGGAAAATGCTCTCTGGATTGGACTCCATGATGCAATTGAG AATCAAACCTTCTTATGGATGGATGGCACAGATTTTGACTTTATAAACTGGGATGCCTCAGATCCTGATACATCGGCTGGTGACTGTGTGACTATGGTTGAGAGTG ATGGAGAGTGGGAGGTTGCGTCGTGCTCAGATAGCAACCCGTATATTTGCATCACTGATGTTTCAACTCACTGA